The Bernardetia sp. ABR2-2B DNA window GTTTCAGTTTTAGTTGATGGAATTGGTTGGACCTCTAAAGATTCGTTCTTGAGGTCTTTCCAAACAGATAACGATTTTGTGGCAGGAGTTGGACAATCTCGTAAGATGGAAATTGCTTTTGGAGATGCTGTAAAAGGATTTATTCCACAGGTAGGTTCTGAAATCACGGTCAATTATGCAGTTTCTCAAGGAGTCGCAGGTAATGTATCTGAAAATCAGATTACCGATATTATTTCTTCCATTACAACACCTTCTGGATTTGTATTAAAGGCTACTAATCCTGATAGAGCCTCTGGAGGTGCAGATATTGAGAGCTTAGAAGATTTACAGCGTAAAATACCAATATTTATTCGCACACAAGATAATATGGTAACGCCTAGCGATTACAGTGACGTTCCTTTATTAGCTGCTGGTGTAGGAAGTGCAGGGCATTTTTTTGACTGTGGGAAATACGTAGATATCTATATCTCTCCTTTAGGTGGAGGAACAGCGACACAAACTTTACTAGATAATGTGGCTAACTTTCTTGAGCCAAGACGAATGATGACGACAAAAATTACAGTTCGAAGCGCAGGTGTTTTACAAGCAAAAGTAAAATTTGCTATTCAAGTGCGTTCTAATTTCGTTCGTGCTGCCGTAGTCGCTGCTGTAAAAGAAAATATATTGAGCTTTCTTTCTGCTGCTACCCAAGTAATCGGTGGCAAAGTAAAAATAAATGATTTGGTAGAGGTTGTCGAAACGACAGAAGGTGTAGATAGTTCGGATACAATTTATTTTTATGTAGAACCCTATGCTAGACCACTTCTTGAAAATACAACAGAGCTGATTTGGAATAAATCTTTGACAGAGTTTTCCTCTGAAACTATAAAATGGACAATTACTTTTGTTTCTGCCACTTCATTTAGAGTTTCTAAAAATGGCGTTTCAATCGGAACTACTACGGTAGGTACACCTATTACTCAAAATGAAGTTGAGTTTACCATTTTACCAAATCCAGATTATGCACTTGGTAAGAAGTGGGAGTTTTATACCTACCCTTATTCTAATAACTTATCATTGAAAGAACCATCTATGGTGTTAGCCTACGCCAATGACGTTCTCATAGATTCGGAGGGGGGAATATAATGAGTAATTACTGGGGGAGAAATATATGGGAATACTTTGGAATTGCTTATGATAAAATCGATAAGCAGGGCGTGGTTGATGCAGATGGAAAAGGAGAACTAGAAAGATTCAATGAAATTATAGGAGAAGATATTGATGATAACATTGAACCTTTGCTAGATGCCTTGATAGACAATACAATGTTAGCAGATACGATGTATGATAAATTTGTTGCTCTTTTTGAGACAACAATAGGAATGACAATGCGACTAACAAATGGTATTGATTTGAGAAAAAAAGTTTTAAAAATAGCTTTTCAGTTGTATAAAATCAGAGGAACGTCATTAGGGTATGAAATTCCTTTACGTATGCTTGGTTTTGATAGTGTAGAGATTGTAGAATCTTGGGTAATTTCTTCATTAGATTCTCCTCTCACCTTAGATGATACAGTACGTAGATTAGATAGTGGTGGTAGATGTCAGAGTTGCTCTGGATATGAATTGAGATTGACAGGAAATATAGAGCTGACGGAAGAAATAATGAGAGCCGTCGGAGAAGTGATAGAGTTCAATGAACCTATCAATGCACGGCTTACGGCATTATTATATAACGGAAAAGATGCGCTTTCTAGCTTGATTCGTTTTAGTATAATTAATACATATTTATTTTATGAAAACCTTTCTCTTTATGATGTAGATTTTGTGATAAATAATAGAGGAGAATTGGTAGCAGAAGGGGCTGATGCAAATCGTTTTGAGATTAGAAATGGAGATATTTATTTGAGAGTAATGTGATAATGATAAAAAAATGGCAGATACTATAAATTTAGGGCAAATTACAGGAATATGGATAAGTGAAGAAGAGCCTGTTCATAAAAATGTATTGTGGTTAAAAACAATAAATCCTCTTACAAATGAAAAAGCAGGGTTTATTTGGAATGGCATTGAATGGATAAACATACAAGGAAAGGGTTTTGACTGGAAAGGAGAGTTTAGTTTAGTTACAAATTACAAGAAAAACGATATTGTTTTATTCAACACTTCTCTTTATATCAAACGTACAGATATTGTAAATAACCTTGAAAACCCAGATGAAAATTCAGATTTTGAAGTCTTTCTGCCGAATATAGACCTTCTTTCTCTGTCTAACTTTTGGGAATTTTCACAAAGCTACAATTCAATATCCACAAAACAGCTTTATACAACTAAACAAACTATAAATGTTCTCGGCTCAAATCCTATTCAAGCTGTTAATTTAGATAATGGCTCTTATATAATATTAGATTTGACTGGAGCTAGTGGAATGCTAAACTTATACTTAAATAATGGAAAGCTAGGAGCTACTTATTGGATACAAGTTATTCAAGCTAGTACAAAATTAGATATTTCTATAACAAATGAAGGTCGTTTTGATGGAGGAACTGGTAGCACAATTATAGGAGTGGACAATCAAGACTATGTAATTATACCATTTCACACAGGAACAGGCTTTATACTTAATGTAGCTAACCTAACCTAACTTATTAATATGCTTTACTTTAATCAAATCGCTAGTAAGAGAGATTATAATTCGATACTATTAGATGGAGTAAACGATTACTTTTCTTGCAATGTTGATACTCTAAACACAACCTCGCCATTTTCTTTTTTTACTAGAATAGAGATTACGGATAGGTCAGAGAGTACAGCAGTTAGTACATTAACAGCTTCTGGGAGAACTGGTTTTTACTTCTTTACAGGATTAAATGTTTTTGGATTTCCTGCAGACCATATCGTTTTTACAGTATATGCTGGTAATTACCGTGGTGGAATAAGCACTTTTTTACCTTTAAATACACCTGTTAATTTACACTTAGTTTCAGATGGAGGGGGAGCAGATATAAGTAATTTTAAGATTTATGTGGATGGTGTAGAGGCTAGTGTGATAAGAAATGGCTTTATTCCTAGTGTAACTCTACCTTCGTTAATATCAAGTAGGACATTTACAGATAGCTCTTCATTGGGTAGATACTTTACTGGTAAAATTTACAATCAATCATTAGTAAATTACACTAAGACACTTCTAGAGATTGAATCAGATAATAATAATAATAAACAATCGCTGGATTTATTGAAAGGGAACTATATGTATAATATAGAATTCGATAAACCTCCAAGCACAACAACTTTTCAGACAGAAGAATCAAATCCGAAAACAGTAACTATTTATAGATAATTTAATAAACTGAAAAAATGGTAACAATATTAGATAAAATAGAAATATTAAATACTAAGTATGGTAGTAAAGACAAGTTAGTTAGTCTTTTAGATATATTACAAACAAATATAGCTCACTCTATTAGAGATGAGCCAAAGCCAATTCCTCCATTAAAGAAGAAGGTTGAAATGGAGAAAATACAACTAGTTTTAGAAAGAGACGATGAAAATTATTTACTTACGAAATCGTGCTATGATAAAAGACAACTGTTTGCACAACGAGTTCTTAATAATGATAAAGAAATAAAAGAAATTACCTACAGTTTGCTTGTCTCCACAAAAGATGTTCATACACATAATAGCGAAGATGATTTAAAGAGGTTTTTGACTGAACTTGTAAATGAAATTGCAAGAGTTTCTGTTAGTGAGACTGGTGCAGTTATACCAAAAGATGAAGAATTATAAAAAATAGAATAAAATGGCAGAGAGAAATTTAGGTCAAATAATAGGGGTTTGGATAGAAGATTCTACACCTCCACATGAGGATGTTATTTGGATAAGAACAATTAATCAAGGCACAGGAGAGAAGTCAGTTTTTATTTTTAATGGTACAGAATGGATAAATATTTACAGAAAAGTATTTAAACAGTCATTAACTGTACCACCTAATAGTAATGTTCCTGTTGAATTTAGCCATCCTTATGGCGATGATTTGCCTATTTACACTCTATATAAAGGTGGGCAAGAGGTAGATAATAAGCCAACAATAAGTCAAGGTAGTGTATATTTTGGAAATATAGGGACAGGTTCTTATACACTTGTAGCTTACTTTATCTAAGTTTTAATTGAGGTTATATAAGGACATGATAGAATAAAAAAAATAGAATTTTGGATAACTTAATATGATAGAATAAAATGGCACAAAAACGACATATAGAGTATTTAAGTGATGATATAAGTTTTCAGTTTAATGAATTTTTGATTGGAATCATCCCCCCTGGATTATATCGTGGGTTTGAGTTTACTCCAAATTCTAATTTATTCTTGCAGTTGAGTCACCAGAACACAGGCTATTCTTTTCCTAAAAAAGATGGTTCTATTTCCTCTACTGTAGGTGTTGTTCGCTCAAAACAAGGTGTTTTAGTTATAGAAGATGCTCCTATTTCTTTACAGGTAAGCGCAAATACAACATCGAATCCAAGAATAGACCTAGTAGTTTGCGAACATAAATATGAAGAAATTGCAGGAGGTTTGGATGCAGAATATTTTCTTATTGAAGGAACGCCAAATACAAGTCCAGTAGCTCCAACACTTACAAATACAAACTTTCAAGTTGTAATTGGGGAGTTATACCTTCCTGCAAATACTTCAACTTTAGATACAACAGGTGTAGTTTATACTCGTTCATCTCTTCCAGAGCTTGGGAACAATAATCTGCAAGAGCAGCTCCTTGAGATACTAGATGATTTTATTGTATTACAAGGTAATTTTGACACTCTGCAAGGTAATTTCAATACGCTAAACCAAGAAATGATAGACTGGAGAGTCTATTACCAACCTCAAATGCGTTTTGATGGAGTGAATATACAATGGAAATGGGCAGGAGAAGCAGAGACAGAATGGAAGAACTTAATGCAAGGAATTGCAGTAAATGCTTCTGGCCCTGGAACAATGGAAGTTCGAATACTAGAGGCACAGTATTTACCAAATGCAGAAGTTTGGAATGTAAATACACCTGAACAAAGAGATCACAATGTTTTAGAATTTAATACACAAACTAGTCTACCTGTTGGGGCAACTTATTGGATAAATAATAGAGAATGGATAGCTCCTCAAACAAAAGACTATAATTTTCTTTTAGATACTTTAAAATTAGTATGTTTTAAAGATGTAGATTATACAGATATAGATGCAAATGCTGAATCTCTTCCTTTTAGAGTATATCCAAGCATTCCAAATGACGTATCTTCTTGGTTAAGGTATAATGCTAATCAACCTAACCCAAATGGATTTATAAGAATAGAGCTTGTGAAAAATAATGTAGTTGAATATACTCTTTTCCATAAATTTAATTTAGAAGATGGGACAGTCATTGGGGATGAGATTTTACTTCCTGTTATTGACCTTATTATATCGGCAGAAGCAGGAGATGCATTTACTTGGAGAATGAGCATACAACCTAATTTCAATAATATTGACGAGCAAATGCTACCAATAAACTCTGTACCTTCTCAACTAGGTTTTGAAATTATAAGACAAGCAAATACAGCTTTCTTACAAAAAGAGCACTTTCAAATTGAATCTGGACATTGGACGATATTTGGAGGGTAGGTACAGGATATAAAAAAATAGAAGATCTTTTTTGAAACTCTATTTTTTTGTTTGGGATAGATGCTACAAACTACAAAAACCACGGCTACAAGCCGAATACATAGCTGTCACTTATAAAGTGCAATTGACAGTCATTATTTTTCAGCAGTTGCGGTAGAGCTGGAGACAGTAATAACAAACTCAAACTAAACAACAGCACAGAACTGAAATAAATTTTAACAATTTTTCTAAATGTTAAACTTGGTTTTACTATAGTTTTCTACAATTATTATTTTATTCATCTTTTGTTAGCCAAGATGAAGTTGGGTTTGCACCCAATATTTTGTTTATGTTATCCTAAGCACCAATACTTTTTCTTTTGCTTGGTGCTAATTAAAGCATGGTGAACGGCTGTTACTGAAACTAAGAATAGTTTTATTCGCTTTGAACTCATAAAAAATGGAATGAATATAACATTTTACGAAAGTCATATTATATTTAGAATATGTATATCTTCGATATTTTCTCACAATCTTTTTATAGGAGGAATTTAGTGAGAGGGCATTAAGAATTATAGCTTGATAAAAACACGTATTCCTGTGTTTAAAAGTCGAATTTAGCCTCCCACTTTCTTTTGTAGATGGTGGTAATACGAATATTTCCGATGTGTCATTTTTATAGAACTGTCTTTTTAATGAGTCTATTTGTTTTCTTAAACTATCTATATCTTGCTTTACTTCTTTTATTAACTCAATACGATAATATATACTCTGACTTTCTAATCTATCATTTAAGTTAGAGACAAGACATCTTCTTTTTTTTGTTAATTTAGCTCCATTGTCTAATTTGATAAGAGTCTTTACCTCCTTCTTGCTTAACTTTAAAGTACGATATATATCTAAAATTGAAGTTTGTGCTTTTAATAAAGGAATATTATACACAAGTATAAAAAGAAACAGAGTTAGTATTTTTTTCATTAGTGTATCATTTTTAAATTTAGTAAACGTATATAAAGATAAGCACTGCTTATTTCATATATGACAGGAAATATATAAAAGCTACCACTATTAACCGTGATAACGTTTATTTATTATATAAAGAAATTGATGAGACTAATTATGACAGAATCTAATAAAAGATGTGCTGTATTTTGCATAAATATCATTCTTTTAAAAAACTAGGTACGTATACTATATAGTATTGACAAATCCTCCTTCTTATATCATCAAACTCATACGTTTCATTTGTAAATGGATACTTTTCTCCTTCGCCTAATGATCTGACTTCTAAAATTTCACAATTTTTGTCAGATAAAATTGATTCTATGTAATTAGATATTTCTTGTGCTCTTTTTCTTGAAAGAACTTCATTCAAAAACTTTCTATTCTGAATTGATGTAAGTGTAGAGAGATTTATTGAAGTACTACGATTTGGTAAGCTACCTTTTAAGTTGTGATTTAAGATAAAATTCCTACCATCATTGATTTTGAAAGGTTGTTCATCAGCATATCCAGTTGCTGATATAAGTATTGTCAATTGCTGATTGCCATATTCATTTTCCATAAATGTAAATCTTTCTATAACATAGTCATACAACATCTTCTTTGCTTCATCTTTGAGCTTGTACTTCCCTGGGGCGAATAGAGTAGAATCATAATCAATTTTTCCATTTCCTATACGTTCTTTTTCTGACCTTAGAATGTTTAAATATTTTTGAATATCACTAAAATTATCAACAAAACTTTCTAATTCTTTATTTGCATTAGATTTTTTATTTTTTATTTCATCAAATGTCAAAGGTAGATAGGTCATCTGTAGTGTATCTAAACTTTTTTCTATATTGTTTATCATCTCTAAAAACACAATGGAAGGAGAGCTTGGGTTTTGTTCTATAGTTTTCTGTACACTAGCTTTTACAGAACCTATATCTTCCCTCATTAATGATATTTCCTGTTTTGCTTTTTTTATGAATTCAATATGCATAGATACTCCGAAATTTTCTAGTCTAGCATCTAAACTATCAATAACTTTTTTTCTTCTGTTTGTTCTTTTTTTTCTATCCTCTAATTGCCTTAACACTCTTTCTTCTTGTTTACTCAGTGTAAGGTCTTTGTATTTTTCAAAAAGTGAATTTTGTGCGTTTGCTATGGACGCACTAAAACAAAACAATAATACAAATACAATGTATTTCATAATTTTAGTTGGTTTATTAACTTTTTAATTGATTCTAATATTTTAATAATAGATAAAAATTCAGATATTTTTTCTTTATCGCTTATTTGTTTCTGTTTATCTATGCTTCGCCTATTTTGATACAAAGAAATCATCTGATTCCAAACATTTAATCTTCCATTTATTGAGTTAATAGATTGTTCTTTAAGAGATTTCCATTCGAAATCCTTAAACTCCTTTTTTTTTATAAATGATAATGCATCATGCATTTGAATTTCAAGGATATCATCCACCATTAAATAATAATTTACTAAAAGCCATGCTTTTTTTATATCTAATGTTTTTCGTAAAGTGTGAATATTATATTTTTTATATATATTTTGTACATAAGAAGGGGATGCATTATAGATAGAATCTATTTTAATTATACTTTCTTCTATTTTATCTATTGCTCGCTTTAATTTTGAAGTATCTAGCGAATGGTTATTTATAGTGGTAATGGCATCTTGAACAGCAAATTTATAGATAAGGACTTGTGTCTGAAATTTTTTATCTAATATTGGTATGGCTTCTGTTGTAATTACTTCCTCGAGCGGAATTTGCTTATTTGTATTGGATATTACACCTGTTTTTTTTTCTGATACACTATTATTTTTTACTGTTATTCTATCAGACAAAATACGACTTGCAAAGACATTAAAACTCCCTTCTTCTACTAACTTCTTACCAAGGTCTCTGAAGAAGTTTTTTCTCATAGTTGGATTTTCATAGTCGCTTAGAGGAATATTCTCAGAGAATGTAGATACCTTGCTTCCACCAGTATCATCTGCATTAATAATAACAGTAATTAGACCATCTTTTACTAAAGATATATTTCCTGTAATTTCTATATCAATATTTAGTTGGTTCAAATAAATATCTTGTTGATTATCACTTTTTACTTGCAGTGATGTGTTGGTCTTAGTGCTACTTATTAAACCAGATTGGAATGCGCTTGATATAGCTCTACGAATGTCATCTGAAGGGTTATTCTTATTTTCAAATGGCTTAGTAAAAATAATTACTTTAGAGTCATCCTTGGATACTTGAGCTTGTATTGAAGATACAAGTGAATTTAGAAGAAGTAAAGTAAAAAAAAGCAATAGAATTTTTATTTTCATAAATAAGTTTTTGTAAAAAAAATAGTTTTATTTTTTTAATCTATAAAAATTAGTATACCCCACTCAGATTCTTATTAAAGAGAAAAAATATTAATTGTTTCCCCTTATTCTATCAGTTAAAATATGAATAGCTAAAATATCTAATTCACCTTCCTCATTTATTTTTTTTCCAAGAGCTATGAAGAAGTTTTTTCTCATAGTTGGGTTTTTATAATCAGTTAAAGGAATAGTTTCAGAAAATGTACTTATAATACTTCCATCAATAGCCTCTACATTAATAACAACGGTAATCAAACCGTCTTCTACCAAAGATACGTTTCCTATAATTATTATATCAGCATCAATCTTATTCAATGCAACAGGAGCAGATTTAATATCTGTTTTTATCTTTATTGCTGTGTTATTTTTAGTGTTACTTATTAAACCAGCTCTGAACGCACTTGATATAGCTGCATAAATATCACTTGATGGATTATTTTTATTCTTAAATGGCTTAATAAAAATAATTACTTTAGAGTTCTCATCAGAAATTTGAGCCTGTAATGAGAATGCATAAAAAAATAATATAAGTAAAATAGAAAAATATAGTTTGATTTTCATATTAGTTGAATGGATTAAATTTCAAAGTATCTTCATTTGTATTTGGGATAGTAAATACTTCTTCCTCTTTACTAGCTGCTATCAATTTTACATTAATTGTATCTTCGAACTCATCATTAAGAGGTATTAAAATATGACCAACATACTCTTTGCTCATACTACGCTTTTGGTTATTTACCTCTATGTACTCTGTATTTCCCCACCAATATGGTGTAGCTTTCAATAAAATAGCTTTAGTATTTTTATCTTGACTATTATTACTCTGATTGTAATTTTGTTGTCTAGTCAATGAATCCTCCTTAGTTTTTAACTCTGTCTGAGACACTTTTTTATCTTTCAACTTTTCATTCCTTACCTCCTTTCTAAACTTATCGAATCTGGTCATAAACTCTCTAGTTATACGGTTTTTTTCTTTAGGTATACCAGTCTCACAAGCAGTCTTATACAAAGGACAGAAAAACAATCTCATGAAAGCGTACTCTCGCACTATACTTTTGTAGCTCTCGTCAAATGTAGAAATGGAAGAAACACTATCAAATTTCATTAAATTAGCTTTGATATCTCCTTCAATACCTAGCTGTAAATCAGCTACTTTCCTGCTTATTTCAGCTTCAACAGAAGGCTCTAACGAAAACTCTCCATTAATTCTTTCTGATGAATGAATCCATGTACTATCTGTATCAGATAGTTTTTCATAAGGACAGGTATCACATTCGCTCTTACAAGAAGTGATGAAAAATAACAATCCAATTACAACAAATGATAATCTCATATTGACTCTATTTAAGCTAAGTAGCGTTTAGTCATAATTCAAAAATAAACCTTTCTTTAAGATTTAGTTTACAGATTTGAGTAAAGAAGATTGATACCTCTCCTTAAAATTTTTCAAAGAATTGTACTCTTTGAGAGAAACCATTATGACAGATTTATCGTCTGAATCTATACCACTTCTAGGTATTAGAATTATTCCTTCTGATTCTGACACTTGATTGAGATAATCTTTAAGGTTTTTTCTTAAAACTGATGATTTTACAACTTTCATAACTATAAAATTTAGTTGTACAATAAATTGCACCTTTTAATGTACAATTTTTTAGATAAAAAAACAAGTGAAAGCACTGAAATTTATAAAAAAGTTGTGACTTTAGTTTCTTTATAGAAGTGTATAAGTAATTAAAATGGTAGCTCTTCATCTGTATAGTGTGGTTCAGAACAGGGACTTTGAAGTTTTTTTTAGGCAACACGCCTCTCTATTTAAAATAATGAAGACGGAAAATTAAACTTCCTAGTAACACAAGAGATATCCATTTACACAATAGGTAGCCTATTTCCCCAAATCTTTTTAAGAAAGTTCTTCTGTCAAAAAGTAGAAAGAACCATCAAGCACATTCTGTGTGCTAGTCTATATTTGGGAGTTGAATGTTCAATATGTTACTCTATGTTTGGTTTTATTTCTTCATTGAAAGAATTAGAGTATTTGTATATCATTTTGACAGGATTAGAAAACTCAAACTTTTTAAAAAAATGTTTACCTAAAATTACCCAAAATTCATCATACATACCAGTTCCCATACTTTACATCTGTTTAATTACAAAAGTAACAGTCTTTCTTTACTATATTGAATATCTCGCTCTAACTTTTTACCCTACTTTTTTAAAAGCATTTGTTTTTTTTCGTAAAAGTCTGTTTTGATAAAATAAGGAATATCACGATTGGCATAGTAGGCAGTTTAGTATTTGGTAAATTATAGACATAATTATTTAATTTAATAAATAGACATTTCCATTTGTTCATGTCCGTTTATAGAAAGTATTATTCTATAATCCTCAATTTCTAGGTTTCTAATTTTTGCTGTTTGTATAGCTATTAGAGCAGCTTCTTCTTTATCTTTATAGACCAATCTTGGGTAGAAGCGATTAAAGCCATCTTGTCTTAACTTGCGACCTTCTATCCAAATCTCTACGACATAAACAGTTGAAGGCATTTCATTCCTCAAATACTTGAAATAATTGTCATTACCTTTTTGATATACATCGAAGCAGTTAGTTCTTTTTTCAAAAGGATTATTCCAATGCCATTTACGTTTCTCTGCTTTATCACTAAATATAAAATCAGTAATTTTTGATAGTAGTTTCATATTATCTCTCTTTAAGAACTTTCTTAATTCCCAACTGATTATTAGTAACTACTAAATAGGTTTTGCCTACTTCTAAACAATTATAATCTCTCTCTGGATTCTCCGTAACAAGATGCCATTCGCCACTTCCACCATTAAAAAGATAACCACAAACGGCTTGACCATTCGGATACCATTTATTGATATTTTTCTCAACAACAGTTACTTCTTGAATATGCGTTTCCGTAGAATCATAGACTAGATAACCAAATGCTATTATGCAGAGCAAAAGCATAAGAGTTAATGATTTATGTTCTGAGCTGATTTTCATAATTTTATTTATTTGATAGTTTGGTAATTGAATAAAAACAGAATAATAAAGACTGCAAAAAACTTCACAGCCTTTAATCAATGAAGTAAATCGATCTTATCTAACTACTAACCTTGCTCAGACCTTGCTTTAGCTTTGTTTATCCTTGCTTCTAGCTCTTTTTGCCTAGCTTCTGCAAAGCGTTTTTTATCCTCATCTTTTAGTTGAGGAATAGCACGGTTGAGTGTTGTGTACTCGTCATATTCTTGAATAGCAAGTACATAAGCATCTGTTTTTTCTTTTTTGATGATGTTATCAAAGCCTTCTTGTTCAGATTTATACTTAACTACTAGTTTCTCAGCAGAACTTAACCTTCCACTTACAGCATCATAGCTATCTCGGAGCTTACTGAAATTCTCATTGAGGTTGCTATTTTCTACTTTGAGATAGCTATTTGCTTGCTCCCATTCTGTCAAGACTTGCTTGTTTTTTATATGAGCTTCCTTATAATTTTCTAACTCTTCCTTTAGTACATTATAGCTTACCGTAACAGCCGTTAGAGTTTTGGCTAAAATATCTGACTTTTTGATTCTGCCGTCGTTTTCTTTGATGATAATTTGACCAAATACAAATACCATATAGAGCAAGGCTACGATAGGAAAAGTGAATTGAAGTGAACTCTCAGCAATGCTTGACCAAAGAAAGGAAGCTACAAACAAGATAGCCAAGACTTTGAGGAAGTTATAAGCTGTCTTTGTACTTGATGATGATTTGAAATATTCCTTTAATAAGTCTGCTGTTCTTGAAGGTGTATTTTCTTGAAGTGCTGGACTTGGATTGGTGTTTTGATTTTCCATTTTTTGTAGTTTTTAGGTTAGTTTATAATAGTTAGTTTATTTTAAGCAGGTTGTCTTTTGATACCCAAGGATTTAAGTAATGCAGCCGTTTCTTTCTCAGCAGCTTCCTCATCGCTAATATATGATTTAGTAGCTTTGCTTATATCGTGCTGTATCCTGGCTTCTTGGTGCTTCTTGAAGGTTTCATTAAGAGAAATCATATATGGGTCTTTCTCATAATCAAGAGCAATTTTTTCTGAAACTTTTTTACATAAATAATCAGGCATCACAGCGAGTACTAAAACACCAAGTGTCATAAAGAGGAAGGTTAATTGGCTTTTACCGAAATGCCAGTCAATAGTCCAGCCTGTTACTTTCCCATTAGTTAATATATCATTGACAGTCCAAAACGAAGGAGGGTTATTGAGTAGCATTAGAGCATAGGTAGAAATACTCAAAATTATACTAAGCCTATACATATTTTTAGCTAGTTCTTTATCATTATTAATGATTGCCATATAGTTTCCAGAAGCCATAACAATAGCAAATACACCTCCTATGATATAAGGTAGCCAAGTAGCCATTTCTTGGTCAAAACTGGCTATTCTTTCTGTAAAAACCATTTTAAAAAAGAACAAGTAACCTACAGCATTCGCTACTACCATTCCAATAGCATACATCGTTCTGCCAGCAGTAGTTCTTAAGTAGAAATTGAAGTTATCAATTTTATATTTTGAGTTAGCTATATTTTCCATCTGCTTATAAGTGAGAGGTTTAGAATCTAAATGAGTATAAGCAAATATAAATTAATTATTGTAAATTTGAAAATAAATACGTATTTTTATTGAAATATTTTTAACAAAAACGAATTTTATTGAAATTATCGTAA harbors:
- a CDS encoding baseplate J/gp47 family protein gives rise to the protein MSKKNKWVGYSDRSQEQTVNSVLAKLPIKLPSHTDHSETDPLRAMLDVWSGIAEMLGYYIDEQARESFLVTTTRYKNVVKFAKMVGYRIKGVIPASVELRFYFENPLPSDVLIPIGTEVQTIDEIIYTTTDNLTILAGETEGFIDAVQQIDFTNISVGTSDGTTSQTFELIEEIVDGSVSVLVDGIGWTSKDSFLRSFQTDNDFVAGVGQSRKMEIAFGDAVKGFIPQVGSEITVNYAVSQGVAGNVSENQITDIISSITTPSGFVLKATNPDRASGGADIESLEDLQRKIPIFIRTQDNMVTPSDYSDVPLLAAGVGSAGHFFDCGKYVDIYISPLGGGTATQTLLDNVANFLEPRRMMTTKITVRSAGVLQAKVKFAIQVRSNFVRAAVVAAVKENILSFLSAATQVIGGKVKINDLVEVVETTEGVDSSDTIYFYVEPYARPLLENTTELIWNKSLTEFSSETIKWTITFVSATSFRVSKNGVSIGTTTVGTPITQNEVEFTILPNPDYALGKKWEFYTYPYSNNLSLKEPSMVLAYANDVLIDSEGGI